One window of candidate division KSB1 bacterium genomic DNA carries:
- a CDS encoding sigma-54 dependent transcriptional regulator, which translates to MRDRGVDVYILVADDDASIREGCARVLRDDGYHVQTAVDGLQALHMLAEREFDIVLLDLKMPGADGLQVLRYIKQQHPGTEVVMITGYATVETAVEAMRLGAYDYIPKPFPPNDVRQVVSKVLQKRELLAGGPEQEWKIELDGRTDIIVGDSPRMREVFRLVKKVAPTDATVLIYGESGTGKELIARAIHYNSLRRDKPFLTVDCGSLVETLFESELFGHVKGAFTGAIATKHGSFELANGGTFLFDEIGNISLNMQAKILRAIQEREIRRVGGTTTIKVDVRIIAATNRDLRRCVQEGTFREDLYYRLSVIPIYLPSLRERKEDIPLLAHHFLQKYNQRRKRSVAGISPEAMQLLCNYRWPGNVRELENVIERAVIVEESDQITPDSLPSHLRAEEKAPLPASQEIRTLEQMEKEHIARVLVATAGNRSRAAQLLGIDRKTLYEKIKRYQIEVP; encoded by the coding sequence ATGAGAGACCGCGGCGTTGACGTATACATCCTGGTAGCAGACGACGATGCGAGCATCCGGGAAGGGTGTGCGCGGGTGTTGCGTGACGATGGTTACCACGTGCAGACCGCAGTCGACGGGCTGCAGGCACTGCACATGCTCGCGGAACGGGAATTTGATATCGTGCTTCTGGACTTGAAGATGCCTGGGGCCGACGGCCTGCAGGTGCTCCGGTACATCAAACAACAGCACCCGGGCACTGAGGTGGTTATGATCACCGGGTACGCCACGGTGGAAACGGCAGTGGAGGCGATGCGCCTGGGCGCCTACGACTATATTCCAAAACCTTTCCCGCCCAACGACGTCCGGCAAGTAGTTTCCAAGGTCTTGCAAAAACGCGAACTCCTGGCGGGGGGCCCAGAGCAGGAATGGAAAATCGAGCTGGATGGCCGCACCGACATAATCGTGGGAGACAGTCCACGGATGCGCGAGGTCTTTCGCCTGGTGAAGAAGGTGGCGCCCACGGATGCCACGGTGCTCATCTATGGCGAAAGTGGCACAGGCAAGGAGCTCATCGCCCGTGCCATTCACTACAACAGCCTGCGCCGAGATAAGCCATTCCTCACTGTGGACTGCGGCTCATTAGTGGAAACCCTGTTTGAAAGTGAGCTCTTCGGGCATGTCAAAGGGGCTTTCACCGGCGCCATCGCCACCAAGCACGGCAGCTTCGAGCTGGCCAACGGCGGCACGTTCCTCTTCGATGAGATTGGCAACATCTCCCTGAACATGCAAGCCAAGATCTTGCGAGCCATTCAGGAGAGAGAGATTCGTCGGGTCGGGGGGACGACCACCATCAAGGTGGATGTGCGCATTATCGCCGCCACCAACCGGGACCTTCGTCGCTGCGTGCAGGAGGGCACCTTTCGCGAAGACCTCTACTACCGCCTCAGTGTCATCCCCATCTATCTCCCTTCCCTGCGAGAGAGAAAAGAGGACATACCGCTGCTGGCCCACCATTTTCTGCAAAAGTACAACCAGCGCCGGAAAAGATCGGTTGCAGGCATTTCGCCGGAGGCTATGCAGTTGCTATGCAACTACCGTTGGCCGGGCAACGTCCGCGAGCTGGAAAATGTCATCGAACGGGCGGTAATTGTGGAGGAGAGCGACCAGATCACGCCTGACAGCCTGCCGTCACACCTGCGCGCAGAAGAGAAGGCGCCCCTTCCCGCATCACAGGAAATCCGCACGCTGGAGCAAATGGAAAAGGAGCACATCGCGCGAGTGCTGGTAGCCACAGCCGGGAATCGTTCCCGTGCAGCTCAACTTTTGGGCATCGACCGCAAGACGCTGTACGAAAAGATCAAGCGCTACCAGATTGAAGTCCCATAG
- a CDS encoding amidase — MPAYQLEPPEKQHMSTRVTAKFEGKGTMSRRRFVGLSALGGLVGLFLPGVRARIQGNRQQRVSKDMLRGAEGITGLQFTEEERELMLDGVNENLEAYDRLRAIPLDNSVPPALQFNPLPAGAAPEVKLGKNRRTKVQLPPLPSDLEEVAFWPAVYLAELVRRKKVSARELTEMYLARLRRYDPHLKCVVTLTEERAIEQARRADDELARGRYRGPLHGLPWGAKDLLATRGYKTTWGAMPYKDQVLDYDATVVERLDQAGAVLVAKLTLGELAWGDVWFGGQTKNPWNLEQGSSGSSAGPAAATAAGLVAFSIGSETYGSIVSPCSRCGVTGLRPTFGRVSRFGAMALSWSMDKLGPICRCVEDCALVLAAIHGPDGKDLTVVDLPFAWDARADVRKLRVGFVESAFADPRRDEQARARDTAVLDVLRSLGVDLVSIELPDYPVEALEFILSAEAAAAFDELTRTNRDDLMVRQVKNAWPNVFRQSRLIPAVEYIQANRVRTLLMQEMGKLMTKVDVYVAPSFGGNNLLLTNLTGHPAVVVPNGFSEKGTPTSITFVGRLFDEAQLLAVAKAYQDVTEFHLQHPTLPA, encoded by the coding sequence ATGCCTGCGTACCAGTTGGAGCCGCCAGAGAAGCAGCACATGAGCACCAGAGTAACCGCCAAGTTTGAAGGTAAGGGGACCATGAGCAGGCGACGTTTTGTGGGCCTTTCCGCACTGGGTGGCCTGGTCGGGTTGTTCTTGCCAGGAGTAAGGGCGCGTATCCAGGGAAATCGGCAGCAGCGGGTGAGCAAGGACATGCTCCGGGGCGCAGAGGGGATCACGGGCCTGCAGTTTACTGAGGAGGAGCGGGAACTCATGTTGGATGGCGTCAATGAGAATCTGGAGGCCTACGATAGACTTCGCGCCATCCCCTTGGACAACAGTGTGCCCCCTGCGCTCCAGTTCAATCCCCTGCCTGCTGGCGCAGCGCCGGAAGTGAAGCTCGGCAAGAATCGGCGGACAAAGGTGCAGCTTCCGCCGCTTCCCTCGGACCTGGAAGAGGTGGCCTTTTGGCCGGCGGTGTATTTGGCGGAACTAGTGCGGCGCAAGAAGGTCAGTGCGCGGGAGCTGACCGAAATGTACCTGGCGCGACTGCGCCGCTACGATCCGCACTTGAAGTGCGTGGTGACGCTCACCGAGGAGCGTGCCATCGAGCAGGCGCGGAGGGCGGACGACGAGCTGGCAAGGGGCAGGTATCGCGGTCCACTGCACGGTCTGCCGTGGGGGGCAAAGGACCTCCTGGCCACGCGGGGATACAAAACCACCTGGGGCGCCATGCCTTACAAGGACCAGGTCTTGGATTACGACGCCACGGTGGTGGAGCGACTGGACCAAGCAGGGGCAGTGCTGGTGGCCAAACTCACCCTCGGCGAACTGGCTTGGGGGGACGTATGGTTCGGCGGTCAGACCAAGAACCCGTGGAATCTGGAGCAGGGTTCCAGCGGCTCTTCCGCCGGTCCTGCCGCGGCGACTGCCGCCGGTCTGGTGGCATTTTCCATCGGCAGCGAGACCTATGGCTCCATTGTTTCGCCGTGCTCCAGGTGTGGGGTGACCGGTCTTCGTCCGACTTTCGGCAGGGTGAGCAGGTTCGGGGCCATGGCTTTGAGTTGGAGCATGGACAAGCTGGGTCCCATCTGCCGCTGCGTAGAGGATTGTGCGCTGGTTCTTGCGGCCATCCATGGGCCGGACGGCAAGGACCTGACGGTGGTTGACCTGCCCTTTGCCTGGGACGCGCGTGCCGACGTACGCAAGCTGCGGGTCGGATTTGTTGAGAGTGCCTTTGCCGACCCCCGGCGAGATGAGCAAGCCCGGGCGCGTGATACGGCTGTCCTGGATGTGCTCCGCTCATTAGGCGTAGACCTGGTGTCCATCGAGCTGCCCGACTATCCGGTGGAAGCCCTGGAATTCATTCTTAGTGCCGAGGCCGCGGCGGCTTTCGACGAGTTGACGCGCACAAACCGGGATGACCTCATGGTGCGCCAGGTCAAGAACGCCTGGCCCAACGTGTTCAGGCAGTCCCGCCTCATCCCGGCCGTCGAGTATATCCAGGCCAACCGCGTACGCACCTTGCTGATGCAGGAGATGGGCAAACTCATGACCAAGGTCGACGTCTACGTTGCACCATCTTTCGGAGGCAACAACCTCCTGCTGACAAACTTGACCGGACATCCGGCTGTAGTGGTGCCCAATGGGTTTAGCGAAAAAGGGACACCCACGAGCATCACCTTTGTGGGCAGACTCTTTGATGAGGCACAACTCCTGGCGGTGGCAAAGGCCTATCAGGACGTGACGGAGTTTCATTTGCAGCACCCCACACTGCCAGCATGA
- a CDS encoding ATP-binding cassette domain-containing protein — MIQVIGVSFSYPSADGGTTPAIDGVSLTIEEGESLGLMGANSSGKTTLARCLNALLVPTRGQVLVDGLDTRDQANHLAIRQKVGMVFQNPDNQLVSTTVEREIAFGLENLGVPHEEMHARVDQALAEFDLERYRNHPPHLLSGGEKQRLALAAVMAMRPKYLILDEPTSLLDPKGREAIVAMIQRLHREEKPDAKVSTLLISQYPEELLGVDRLLVMHKGRLVMEGPPGQVFRQVERLHELGLEPPVEYELEHLFARHGLEWHA; from the coding sequence TTGATACAAGTCATCGGCGTGAGTTTCTCCTACCCATCTGCGGACGGCGGCACCACACCCGCCATAGATGGGGTCTCCCTTACCATTGAGGAGGGAGAGTCATTAGGCTTGATGGGGGCCAACAGCTCAGGCAAGACCACCCTCGCACGATGTCTCAACGCACTGCTGGTGCCGACCCGCGGACAAGTGTTGGTTGACGGCCTGGACACGCGGGACCAGGCTAACCACCTTGCCATCCGCCAAAAGGTGGGGATGGTCTTCCAGAACCCGGACAATCAATTGGTTTCAACCACTGTTGAGCGCGAGATTGCCTTCGGTCTGGAGAACCTCGGGGTACCCCACGAAGAAATGCACGCGCGTGTGGACCAGGCGTTGGCCGAGTTTGACCTCGAGCGGTACCGTAACCACCCGCCGCATCTTCTTTCTGGAGGCGAGAAGCAGCGCCTGGCTCTGGCCGCAGTCATGGCCATGCGCCCAAAGTATTTGATCCTGGACGAGCCCACGTCGCTCCTGGACCCCAAGGGGCGGGAAGCCATTGTGGCCATGATTCAGCGCTTGCACCGCGAAGAGAAGCCTGACGCCAAAGTGTCCACACTCCTCATCAGTCAGTACCCTGAGGAGTTGCTGGGGGTGGATCGTTTGTTGGTCATGCACAAAGGACGCCTGGTGATGGAGGGCCCACCGGGGCAGGTATTCCGGCAAGTGGAGCGCCTTCATGAACTTGGTCTGGAGCCACCTGTAGAGTACGAACTTGAGCATCTTTTTGCCCGCCATGGTCTGGAATGGCATGCGTAG
- a CDS encoding cache domain-containing protein translates to MNISLRTKLILSFVVVVLLTGAIAAWVGFRLIGDVVVRQAQDKVRNDLNTARALYRNKLDRIRDVVELTSIRYYVREGLAAGNIRALGRELQKTLSMESLDILGATDARGIVLYRARNPGVAGDSQSEDELVRRVLLTGQAAAGTTLIPEEELRKEGTDLAEKARIQVIPTPMAKPRPGGEETRGMMLKAVAPVLDEQGLLLGTIYGGVLLNRNYELVDTIKQTVYQGELYKGKEIGSATIFLGDIRISTNVLREDGSRAIGTQVSSAVHDRVLVQGLPWIERAFVVNHWYITAYEPIRSHAGTIIGMLYVGMLEQKFADLRRATLLTFGGITLAGVVGALLISIVLANGILKPLRRLAEATQQLAQGDLSHKVHVNSRDEIGTLGHMFNFMAASLLDRDEQLKQRAQQTIMQSERLATVGQLAAGVAHELNNPLGGILLYANLLLEKAKDGDPIKEDLQVIVRETERCRRIVRGLLDFSRQTKLEMTLTDLNRIINTTLDLVVTQAIFKGITVTRNLSPLLPKVMVDVGQMQQVFINIIMNAAEAMAGNGSLEVTTSVQDNSYVVTSIRDTGPGIPEEIRSKIFDPFFTTKPLGKGTGLGLSIAFGIVRKHNGVIEVETEVGKGTTFHIKLPVMDTADERPRR, encoded by the coding sequence ATGAATATTTCTTTGCGCACCAAACTCATTCTTAGTTTCGTTGTGGTGGTACTGCTCACGGGCGCCATTGCTGCCTGGGTTGGGTTCCGCCTCATCGGCGACGTGGTAGTACGACAGGCACAGGACAAGGTGCGCAACGACCTCAATACGGCGCGAGCCCTGTACCGTAACAAGTTGGACCGCATTCGGGACGTGGTAGAGCTCACGTCCATCCGCTACTATGTGCGCGAAGGCCTGGCCGCAGGCAACATCAGGGCGTTGGGCAGAGAGCTGCAGAAGACGCTCTCCATGGAGTCGCTGGACATCCTCGGTGCTACCGACGCGCGGGGAATCGTGCTCTATCGTGCTCGCAATCCCGGCGTGGCAGGGGATAGCCAGAGTGAAGATGAGCTCGTCCGACGCGTGCTCCTCACCGGCCAGGCTGCGGCGGGTACGACGCTCATTCCTGAAGAAGAGCTCCGCAAAGAGGGAACAGATCTGGCTGAGAAGGCGCGCATTCAGGTAATCCCCACCCCTATGGCCAAACCACGACCGGGCGGTGAGGAAACTCGGGGCATGATGCTGAAAGCCGTAGCCCCGGTACTCGATGAACAGGGTCTCTTGCTCGGCACCATCTACGGCGGGGTGCTGCTGAACCGCAACTATGAGCTGGTCGACACCATCAAGCAGACTGTCTATCAAGGGGAGCTCTACAAGGGCAAAGAGATCGGCTCCGCCACCATCTTCTTGGGCGACATCCGCATTTCCACAAACGTTTTGCGCGAGGATGGCAGCCGCGCCATCGGAACGCAGGTGTCCAGCGCCGTGCACGACCGGGTGTTAGTCCAGGGGCTGCCGTGGATCGAGAGGGCCTTTGTGGTGAATCACTGGTACATCACCGCCTATGAACCCATCCGCTCCCACGCCGGCACGATCATCGGCATGCTCTACGTGGGCATGTTGGAGCAAAAGTTCGCAGACCTGCGGCGTGCCACGCTGCTGACCTTTGGCGGCATCACCTTGGCAGGCGTAGTTGGGGCGCTTCTCATCAGTATCGTTCTGGCCAATGGCATTCTGAAACCGTTGCGCCGCCTTGCCGAGGCCACGCAGCAATTAGCCCAGGGCGACCTCAGCCACAAGGTGCATGTAAATTCGCGCGATGAAATCGGGACGCTGGGCCACATGTTCAACTTCATGGCTGCCTCTCTCCTTGACCGCGACGAACAGCTCAAGCAGCGCGCCCAGCAGACCATTATGCAGTCGGAGCGCCTGGCCACCGTGGGCCAGCTGGCCGCCGGCGTAGCCCACGAGCTCAATAATCCCCTCGGTGGCATTCTCCTCTACGCCAATCTCTTGTTGGAAAAGGCCAAGGACGGCGATCCCATCAAGGAAGACCTCCAGGTCATCGTGCGGGAGACCGAACGCTGCCGGAGGATCGTGCGCGGACTGTTGGACTTTTCTCGGCAAACCAAATTGGAGATGACTCTCACCGACCTCAATAGGATCATCAACACGACCCTGGATCTGGTGGTCACGCAAGCCATATTCAAGGGAATCACCGTGACCCGGAATCTGAGCCCGCTCCTTCCCAAGGTCATGGTGGACGTAGGGCAGATGCAGCAGGTCTTCATCAATATCATCATGAACGCGGCAGAGGCCATGGCAGGTAACGGGTCCTTGGAGGTGACCACCTCGGTGCAAGACAATTCCTATGTGGTCACCTCCATCCGCGACACTGGTCCAGGCATTCCCGAAGAAATCCGCAGCAAGATATTTGACCCTTTCTTCACCACCAAGCCGCTGGGCAAGGGCACAGGGTTAGGCCTGTCGATTGCGTTCGGCATCGTTCGCAAACACAACGGCGTCATTGAGGTGGAAACGGAGGTGGGCAAGGGCACTACGTTCCACATCAAGCTTCCAGTCATGGACACAGCCGATGAGAGACCGCGGCGTTGA
- a CDS encoding ACT domain-containing protein, with the protein MYKVQEIFVVVENRPGVIGRLCQELARRKINIEAIGVFGDVAKLRVSNTAKAMKTLIALGYEVEEREVLVAELDNQPGALAKLATALGDAGINIEYCYGTMNPGQERGTVILDVSDVERALEIAGE; encoded by the coding sequence ATGTACAAAGTCCAGGAGATATTCGTCGTGGTGGAGAACCGACCGGGCGTCATTGGGCGTTTGTGTCAGGAGTTGGCTCGCCGCAAAATTAACATCGAGGCCATCGGCGTGTTCGGCGATGTGGCCAAGTTGCGCGTATCAAACACGGCCAAGGCCATGAAGACGCTCATAGCCTTGGGTTACGAGGTAGAAGAGCGGGAGGTGCTTGTTGCGGAGCTGGACAATCAGCCTGGCGCCTTGGCCAAACTGGCCACGGCGTTGGGTGATGCGGGAATCAACATCGAGTACTGTTACGGGACGATGAACCCGGGTCAGGAGCGCGGGACCGTCATTCTGGATGTTTCGGACGTTGAGCGAGCTCTGGAAATCGCTGGCGAGTAG
- a CDS encoding extracellular solute-binding protein: MRRIVGGSLACERRQGSGSSPAGRVILALAVLVSWVLTAPAETIVLRVANWGGAEEVKSEQLIADEFARQHPGVEVRVESIPASNYKEKVLAAIAAGSPPDVFLLDSVIMPTFINRGLLLDLMPIARAKGIDLSMYFPNVLRIGMRDSALYAFPKDFNPIAMYYNRRLFDAAGLPYPRRGWTWDDYLELAKKLTKDLDGDGRIDQFGTAFSTYLFYWQPFVWMNHGDILSPDGTRAMGYLNSPATEEAIRFLIDLRVKHQVAPHAQYAAAESGGITRLFFTGRIGMVVSGHWLLTTIQEYMKRGELEVGVAPLPDPANGTHITVMYEAGWCVPKGTAHPELAMELAAFMGGKWAGMQRIESLIAIPAIVEVAKKQAELDPFGLEQVFLDEVPYCRQPWGTVVEQFRRVEELTKDAVDLVLYRGWDLHEMLTDAARKIDKDLADARATPVAEARPGSERAFVLRFLLAVGVLSAGVAAVNLAAGGKKERRAAAEGYAFLFPSFAHLLVFVLAPLLFSLYLSVHRWDVIMPTKPFVGLDNYRSIFTDRLFLNALKNTALYSLQVPVAMAISLAVAMMMNQRIKGVNLLRTLYFLPSVSSFVAIAMVWQWLYEPQFGLINYLLRLLGLGSWSGLSSPNTALISLMVMTIWMQIGYQMVIFLAGLQGIPDFLYEAAIIDGANAWQRFRRVTLPLLKPTTFFILVTAIIGSFQVFTSVWVMTQGGPARATDVVVYHIYQNAWEYLRMGRASAMAWVLFSLILVITLIQFRLVGRRVEYS; the protein is encoded by the coding sequence ATGCGTAGAATCGTAGGAGGAAGCCTTGCCTGTGAGCGCCGGCAGGGATCAGGCTCGTCCCCCGCAGGCCGCGTTATTCTGGCGCTGGCGGTCTTGGTAAGCTGGGTTCTCACTGCTCCTGCCGAGACCATTGTGCTTAGAGTGGCCAATTGGGGTGGCGCCGAAGAGGTCAAAAGCGAGCAGCTCATCGCCGACGAGTTCGCCCGTCAACACCCGGGGGTGGAAGTTCGCGTCGAGTCGATACCCGCATCTAACTACAAAGAGAAGGTGCTGGCCGCCATCGCGGCAGGCTCGCCTCCGGATGTGTTCCTGCTCGACTCGGTGATCATGCCAACCTTCATCAATCGGGGCCTTCTGTTAGACTTGATGCCAATTGCCAGGGCCAAAGGAATTGACCTCTCCATGTACTTCCCCAATGTGCTCCGCATCGGCATGCGGGACAGTGCCCTCTACGCCTTCCCGAAGGACTTTAACCCAATCGCCATGTACTACAACCGCCGTCTGTTCGACGCCGCCGGGCTGCCCTATCCGAGGCGCGGTTGGACGTGGGATGACTATTTGGAGCTTGCGAAGAAGCTCACCAAGGACCTGGACGGCGACGGGCGCATTGATCAGTTCGGCACGGCGTTCTCCACCTACTTGTTCTACTGGCAGCCTTTTGTATGGATGAACCACGGCGACATTTTGAGCCCCGACGGCACGCGGGCCATGGGCTACCTAAACTCCCCCGCGACGGAGGAGGCGATCCGATTCCTCATCGACTTGCGGGTGAAGCATCAGGTGGCGCCGCATGCGCAGTACGCCGCAGCCGAAAGCGGGGGCATCACCCGGCTTTTCTTCACCGGTCGCATAGGGATGGTGGTGAGTGGCCACTGGCTGCTGACTACCATCCAAGAGTACATGAAGCGAGGGGAGTTGGAGGTAGGGGTGGCCCCACTGCCGGATCCAGCCAATGGCACGCACATCACCGTGATGTACGAGGCAGGGTGGTGCGTGCCCAAAGGCACCGCGCATCCAGAGCTGGCTATGGAATTGGCGGCCTTCATGGGGGGCAAATGGGCCGGAATGCAACGCATCGAGTCGCTCATCGCCATCCCCGCCATCGTCGAGGTAGCCAAGAAGCAGGCCGAGCTGGACCCCTTTGGTCTGGAGCAGGTGTTCCTGGACGAGGTGCCCTATTGCCGGCAGCCGTGGGGTACGGTGGTGGAGCAATTCCGCCGGGTGGAGGAGCTGACCAAGGACGCCGTGGACCTGGTGCTCTACCGGGGTTGGGACCTGCACGAGATGCTTACCGATGCAGCACGGAAGATTGACAAGGATCTGGCCGATGCGCGGGCTACACCGGTGGCGGAGGCGCGTCCTGGCTCCGAAAGGGCATTTGTGTTGCGCTTCTTGCTGGCCGTAGGGGTGCTTTCTGCAGGGGTGGCGGCAGTGAACCTCGCTGCTGGGGGCAAGAAGGAACGCCGTGCCGCAGCGGAAGGGTACGCATTCTTGTTCCCCTCATTCGCTCACCTTTTGGTCTTCGTCTTAGCTCCCCTGCTTTTTTCCCTCTACCTCAGCGTGCACCGATGGGATGTGATCATGCCCACCAAGCCGTTCGTCGGCCTGGACAACTATCGATCCATTTTCACCGACCGCCTGTTTCTGAACGCACTGAAAAACACCGCGCTCTATTCGCTGCAAGTCCCCGTGGCTATGGCCATCTCGCTTGCGGTGGCGATGATGATGAATCAGCGCATCAAAGGTGTGAACCTGCTGCGCACCTTGTACTTTTTGCCCAGTGTCTCCTCTTTTGTGGCCATTGCCATGGTCTGGCAGTGGCTGTATGAGCCGCAGTTCGGGCTCATCAACTACCTCCTCCGCCTGCTTGGGCTCGGCTCATGGAGTGGCCTCAGCAGCCCAAACACGGCGTTGATCTCGTTGATGGTCATGACTATCTGGATGCAGATCGGGTACCAGATGGTTATTTTCTTGGCCGGGCTGCAGGGGATTCCAGACTTCCTCTACGAGGCGGCCATCATCGACGGCGCCAATGCGTGGCAGCGCTTTCGGCGTGTGACCTTGCCATTGCTCAAACCGACGACCTTCTTCATCCTGGTGACGGCCATTATTGGTTCGTTTCAGGTTTTTACCTCGGTATGGGTCATGACTCAGGGGGGGCCTGCCCGCGCCACTGACGTGGTGGTCTATCACATCTACCAGAACGCGTGGGAGTACCTGCGCATGGGCAGGGCCTCTGCTATGGCCTGGGTACTCTTTTCCCTCATCTTGGTAATCACGCTCATTCAGTTCCGACTGGTGGGCAGGCGCGTAGAGTATAGCTGA
- a CDS encoding carbohydrate ABC transporter permease produces the protein MAVRIQKRFNVKRAGRVASRVVIYAVLLVLALSMLIPFLWMVMTSFMNELEVSQYPPKLWPSKFLWSNYREALTLLPFGRFFVNSVIMSLGAVLLQLIVCSMAAFAFARLHFRGRDRIFGLYIATMMIPVIVTIIPAFLIVDAFGWVNTYQGLILYFASSVWGIFLLRQFFLTLPRDLEDAARIDGASTFHIYWRIALPLSKPALATLGIFSFMAVWRDFLWSLIVTTQMDMRPVEVGIAFFHNMHVTKWPYQMAAAVCVMVPIVVIFFMAQRYFVKGITLTGLKG, from the coding sequence GTGGCAGTCCGCATACAAAAGAGGTTCAATGTAAAGAGAGCCGGGAGGGTCGCAAGCCGGGTGGTGATATACGCGGTACTCCTTGTCCTGGCTCTATCCATGCTCATTCCCTTCCTGTGGATGGTGATGACCTCGTTTATGAATGAGCTGGAGGTGAGCCAATACCCGCCTAAGCTCTGGCCGAGCAAGTTCCTCTGGTCCAACTACCGAGAAGCGTTGACCCTGCTCCCCTTTGGGCGCTTTTTCGTCAATTCGGTGATCATGAGCTTGGGTGCGGTGCTGCTTCAGTTGATAGTGTGTTCGATGGCGGCATTCGCCTTTGCGCGCCTGCACTTTCGCGGTCGCGACCGCATCTTCGGCCTGTACATCGCAACGATGATGATCCCGGTGATTGTAACCATCATTCCTGCTTTTCTCATCGTAGACGCCTTCGGGTGGGTGAACACTTATCAAGGCCTGATCCTCTACTTCGCTTCCAGTGTGTGGGGGATTTTCTTGCTGCGGCAGTTTTTCCTCACGCTGCCGCGTGACCTTGAGGACGCGGCGCGCATCGATGGTGCTTCGACGTTTCATATTTACTGGCGCATTGCCCTACCTCTTTCCAAGCCGGCGCTTGCCACCTTGGGTATTTTTTCCTTCATGGCGGTGTGGCGCGATTTTCTCTGGTCATTGATCGTGACCACGCAGATGGACATGCGTCCCGTGGAGGTGGGGATTGCTTTCTTCCACAACATGCACGTGACCAAATGGCCATACCAGATGGCTGCCGCCGTGTGCGTTATGGTGCCCATCGTGGTTATCTTCTTCATGGCCCAGCGCTACTTCGTCAAGGGCATTACTCTTACGGGCTTGAAAGGGTAG